The Solea senegalensis isolate Sse05_10M linkage group LG12, IFAPA_SoseM_1, whole genome shotgun sequence DNA segment actccAAAACTATAGCAGGAGCGCCAAAAAAAGCAACCAGACTGCTTTTTCTGCTTTAAGAAGTACATTTGAAACTAACCTAAGGAACTTTACTTTCAGTCGTGTAACCAGGGTTATGGGGTGCCTGtaacccctccctccctcacctgcaGGTACATGTCCGCCAGCTCGTCCTCCTGGATGAGGTAATATATGCGTCCCACTTGTAACCACGTCTCtgactcttcctccctcttccccAAATCAATGGAAATCCTCAGACTCTGCTTGGTGTAGTCCAGAGACTTACGAGAAGACCTACAACACACaagacattttttcaaaaataaagagTTGTTAAACACACTGAAAGAGAAGAGAGTCAGGGGAAGGTTGTCAATCACCTCTCAGTGTTGAGTGTGAGGTAGAGGCTGCTGAGGATTTCCAGGTACTCTCCCTCTAATCTCTTGTCCTTGAGATCTCTGGATACCGACACACAGTGCTCAAAATAAACGATACTCTGACCGTACAGTAGCATGTCAGCGTACAGTCGACTCAGCACCTTGGCCACCACCATCTGACCTGAGAAGCACACAGCGAAAGTGTCACCACTTGTTCCTCAgcacttcatcttcatcacacatacagtatgtcagtgTCAGCTTACACCGTACATGTAAAACAGATAAACAAGCAGCTGTGCAAAAACCTGCAGTCATCACTGATAAACAACACACTAACTTATAAAACCCAGCCACAAACAACTCTGACCCCTCTTTTCCCGCCTAATGTAACAATGTGAGGAACAAAGACCACACCCCTGTGAGGTAATAAGGatatatttaataatgtttatttgtttgataGATATtatttgaatgttcatattgttttatatttgataGATTCCTGTGTTTAAGTCCTGAGTAATGCCGTATAGATTGAATAGATTGGCTTCCTGGATCCAGTGTTTGTATTATGCACACACCTCAGATGTTAGCCAGCAATAAGCCACCAGTCTcactatatattttttcatattgcttttgacacatttgatgtattttatgtttttatgtattacaaaatgtatttacttgAATTTGTATTTAGGTTTTGTAAATCTCGATGAGCACTTAAAGATGTTTTATTACCAATAATATGTCATtgtatttgacaaaaaacatattattatcACAATTGCAattactagtattattattattgttatacataACACCATACAAAAAGCATATGATTATGGATTTCTGTTACATTgtttgtccaccagagggcactgACGTGTTCTCATCAACTGAAACATTCACATACCTGCTTATCTCACAGTccacagaatagaatagaatagagtagaatagaatagcaaTTGCCCTTAAAACAAACTCTCCTTAAAAACAATAGCAGAgcaagaaatcatttaaaaattaaaacaaaagtttcTGCTTCACTTTACCAAGCTTTAACCAAGTTTACCTTCTGTGGTGATGATGTACTTACTGTGCAGGTTTCTGGCATGTAGTGCAATTAACAGTCCCATTTCATAACACGCTCTGGTTTCCTGTCTCCTCCCCCTGTCTTTGTAGCTCCGCCCCAGCCACAGGTAGGTCTGAACATGCTCCTCATCTGTGGGACTGTCCCAAAGCTCAAGAAAAAGGTGCAGTGATCTGGTGATATAATTAACACCAtagtcagtgagtgagttatTGCATCCCCTCGTGTTTTTCAATTGTATACGTCTTTAAATACAGATATCTGACCTGACGAGGAAGCGCTGTGCCACCCGTGACGCCCCCACATCCAGTGCCAGGCAGCCCAGGTTGGCCAGTGCAAGCGCCTGGTTCCTCTGATTCCCACTCTCCCTGGAGATGACCAAGGCTGAGTGGAGATGCCAGCCTGCCTCTGGGACGCGACCCTGTTGCCTCAGACACAAAGCCAAGAGGTTGTGGATCACTCCTCGCTGTGTGGGACTGTCTGAACCCTGGacagagatgcacacacacaaagctgcatTTCCACAAAGCAGTGCAGTACCAGTGCAGTTTAGAACACTCAACCCTGAGgtggtctttgtttttattacctgTTCAAGGATAAATCATTTTTGGGGAAACGACTGCTGTGTGGACACTTTTATCActttgtgtttactgttttcAACCAGACGATACCCAACAATTCTTTGTTGACTAATCAACTGACTACAGTGTGTCTAACTCTACCTGCTGGACAACAAGAGGGTGCTAAAAGTGGGATGTTGATCAGTTATTTTTGTACTAGTTCACAACTTTGGACTATGGAAACACAAATCATTGCATTTCAGTCAGACAACTcatgtttgaatgtttattaCATCACAATACAAATGATTTAGTTGGTTTAGTTTGGCGTTCAGGCTCTGACTTAATCACTCCCCACGGATATGTTTACATTGATCAGGGAGTGATTTCGTTTTCGTAACGCCTAAAGTTAGTTGGCGCCTGCAGGTGGAGTCTAGGTTGGAGGTGGGGCTTAAAGCACGAGCAGCAACACCAGTGCAGGGTAACAGTAGTAGAGGCAGGCGGAGGGAAAGATGGGACAGTTTGCAGGTTAAAGACTCCGCCAGTTTAGTGTATTTGAGGCGTGTCTTATAATTATTTGGTACCCAAAGAGTTTGGGTaccaaaatgaaccaaaaatgGAGCTAGAGAAATGATGTAGGTGAGTAACTACCTGAAGTGATGTGAGCAGTGGTTCTAGGACACTCTGGGCCCTCTCCGCTTGTCCTGTCAACACCAGCAACCACCCGAGCAGCACAGAGGCCTCAAAGCCCTCCTCCTCATTGATGTGGCCACCCATCTCTACGGCTTGTTGAACACAGAGCACTGCTTTGTCAAATGCATTATACTGCTGGTAGACTGAGGCCAAGCCCAAACACAAGTCCCTTTGGGTCTTCATGTCGTCCCCCTGCTCAGCTGTAGCCAACGCTCGCTGAAGGTAAACCACAATCTGGGCAGGGAGTAGGGAAGTTCCTTCCTTCCAGCGTGGATTCAGGCGAACAGAGTTCCTGATAAACAACTCAATCCCCTGAAAGGCATCATGGAGTGAGTGGTCTTGCCTTGAGTTCAGACTCAGAGAAGCCAGTGCTAAGTAAGGCATGTATTTACGATGATAGAGCCAGCTCAAGAGCCAGTTGAGGTCCAACGGAGCTATGGGTCGTCCCTCGGCAGCGGAGAGAGTTACAGTGAGAAACTGGAGTCTCTCAACAAAAGGAAGGGCGTCGTCAGTCTTCTTGAGAAGCAGGAAGAGGCTGGAGATGAGGTAGCAGACACGAGCCTCCAATCTTTTGTCTCCCATCACCACTGATCTCCTCAGGAGCAGCTTCAGCAGTTCGACCTCGTCTGTGGAGGTGAAGGTGTGGCTggggagacagaggagcagagcaCTGGCCTTCTCCAGAGTCTGGGGCAGTTTGTCAGTCATGCGCTGCTTCAAGTAGAGGGCAGTGAGGTTGGTGTAGAGAGCGATGAGGAGCGGGGTGTCGGAGAAACTGTCCACACAAACGCTCAGAGCCTCCTCATAGTACACCCGTGCCTGAGGTAAAGAGGAAACATAGGAGCTGATCAGTTAAATGTGTAGAAAAAATGGACACAGTCTGATTGCAGTCACCTGCAACCAAACACCTATTGGACAATATTAGCTGTAagtatgtgctgtgctttatcatttattttcctctaaactggaacataattcacaaaactgactcatgttctattgaagacctgaaactaccttgagaccattaactccttcTGAAAATGTActaacattataaatcaagtgaaaagtagCCTCCTTtatcccatagacttccattgaAACATGCTGCTTTTTACAAACAGGGGAATCACACCTGGTAactaactgctacttccattcTTCTCTATGGGCTTCACTTGAAAACCTGAAGACACTACATCCATATTTTATAGTCTTTGATCGATACACTCAAAACCTGTGTGAATACCGTAAATGAAgttctgacctgagagagcTTTAGCTTCCGGGCACAGAGTCTTCCCAGGAGAAAACATGCCCGTCGATGTGCCCAGTGCATGCCCGTCCTCTTGGCACACTCCCTGACACTCTCGAGGTGACCTGAGAGCTCGTCCTCAGTCTTCCCACTGAAGGTCAACCACAGGAAGGAGTACTGCAGGTCACACAGAGGCAGGAAGTCCTCCtggaaaaagaacaaacaaagtcaaattcTGTGAAAGAACAGAACATGTTCACCAAGGTAATGGTGGTAGATTTCtttaatgaaatcattttttctttaaatgatgaCCAGTTTtggtcataaaacaaaaaaaaatctagtcACATTATTTAATTGTAAAATAATTGTACGCCAATACAATTATAAGTGAGTTGTAAGATGGCGAGTGTAATTTGttaaataatgtaatttattaaCCAATAAATACTGTTAATTTCCCAATTCCTGATTCAGATCTCATGTAAAATGAACTAGAAGTTCTTTCAGAGACGTAAAAGATACAGAAGAAATCTGCTGCTCTGGTTTGGGCTTGATAAATGAATTAATGGTTGGACATGTTGAGGATCTGCTGACCTGGAAGTGTTCATGGTTGAGCAGGGTCAGTGTGGGGTCACTGAGATGGGATTCCTCCCCCTCCCAGCTGTTCTCCTCCAAGAAGAGAGGTGGGTCTTCCTGGAACTCGTCCAGCGTGAAGGACAGATGCTCCCCGTCGCGTGGCAGAGGGTTTTGGGAGTGATAAATGGACAGCCGTGgagaagagacagacacagagtggCGTGGGGAGGAGTGGTACGGGGGTGTTCCTCCACTTCGCTCTGATATGACACTCTGACGCGCGCTTGAAGAAACCTTATGATCTTTGAGGAGACAATGGATACAGCAGTTAAGTGTATCaatgcagagcaaagaaataatcTCATAAACAGCTGATTTCCACTGAGATTAGTGAAGCATTACCATGTTTGGGCTGACTCCTGATGTACATGAAATCTGAATCATCCAGcctgtctgaaaacacacaaggtaAATCAGTTAAAAGCACTCGTTTGAAGTAGAGATGGAAACACTGTGTGGCTTCTCTTACTCCCAGAACTAATGAAGCAGTAGCAGAATTTAAGAAATAAACATTagctccttttcttcttttctttttttacctagCCTGTATACAGAACTGATGTCAGATGAGAAGAGTCTTTCCAGCAGGCCACTGTCACTTGGCTCAGGGTCACATGGGTTAACTTGAGCCAGGCTGGCTCGCTCCTCCTCAGTAAGAAAGACCAACTGTCCATCTCTGTGCAGGAGAAACAAAGGCAGCATTATTATCATCAGAGCCGTCTCCCCGTCCTCCTCACCCGATCCACCATGTCCAGACTGCAGATACACTCAATAGAAATTCATTAAAAACCGGAGACGGACCATAAACAAGAGTTAACTAATGTGGATTCGATCAAGATAAAGTGCTTTAAAGCTAGAATGACGCACAACATCACCAGACTGGTACATTCAAACCATGTCATGTATTGTATGACTTTAAAACATGGCGCTTCTTACAGTGGCATGGTGTCCAGGGGTTTGACGTGGGCCTTGTGTATAAATCCAGTGTGACCggtggatgtgtgtgttcctATGAACACGCCAAGAGCTTGGACTAGCAGACCTTGGATCTCCACAATGTCACCTTGGCACAGTTGGAGCTCATCTGGCCCCAGTGGACAGTAGTCAACCACTGCTACACAGGAACCTGTGACTGAGATATTTAATGAGGAAAACAGGATTAGGACAAGCAAAACATATTAAATGTTTGAGCATACAAGAGAAAACATAGACATTGATGTAAGCAGTAAATAAGGCCACATCAACAGTCACACTACTCCATTTTCAtataaaagcagcattttttaGATAAAAGCGATTTGTGTCTAGACAAGTGTTTCAGCTCTGTATCAGAAGAAATCTGTCCCTAAAAACACTTATCATGTGCATGCTGGTGTAAACAGAAAGCTTATTATCTCCTCTGCAGTTGTATACTTATTTTCAAAGTACTAGataaacaacaatggtgaaaaatCAGAGCACAGATTTCTTTCATTAGACTGAAGACAAGGAAAATATAAACTAAGTTTTAATGGTgctttttgttcacagctgTTAAATAAGTTATGGTCGATAGGAACACATTAGGGAGTGACTGTGTGTATAACTGTGTAATTTTTGCCCAAATACTGTCATGCAGCCATagagttttcaaactaaaacagaagctgtttttaaaatgccaAAACACCAGTCTAATGTTAACAACAGGTGCATAAGGAGCAGATTGTCtttctaaatgaatgaatttagtATGCATGTAACCTAAGCCCTCGCATTGAAGCTGcagcctaaaaaaaaacagaacttaaaAAGGCCAAAATAGTTGTGCATGTGTAGGTTTGTCACTTTATGCAAAACCTGGCCCACATttgaacccttttttttttaaataaaatatttacaagaGTACAAATTAAAGAGTACAAATTAAATTACAGCATCTTTAGAATTATTCGGATTTTCGTTTACACTGCTCTTTTACATGCCAGCACCACAAACCTTCACAGTTAAATATCATATTAGTGCCTGAGTTTAACGTATGTGCAAATGCATGTGATAATGCTACATTATTATTACGTATATTAACATGCTGCCTAGCATGCGTGTGCTTTGTGTTACCAAATGGATGTTCAAATGATTCCTTTTCTGCTGGTGAGCATCCAGCCCAGCCTGGGTACTTCCTCAGGAACCACCTGACCAAACAGGAAGCACTGTTTAATTCTCAGTGTGTGAAAATGCCCAACACATGTAATACGGCTCTTTTTATTGAGCCAAAAACAATTTGAATTAATATCCATttcaatattaataaatatatatctgaAGTGGCACATTTGATGAAGAGTGACTCACTGATAGAAGGGGTACGGCAGCGGCTGCATGGCATTGACTGGCACCAGGCCATGGTTTCCTGTGGAGAGCATGGTGCCCTCCCGCATGTTGTCCTGGCCCGTGTCCTTTACCATCAGCAGGTCATTCTTTTTGAACGGCAGCTGTTCTTCGTCGTCATCATCCTGCTCACTTCTTGTAAACAGTGCCTTAGCGAAGAAGGATCCTGCAAAGAGATTCATGGCTTTAATGCACAAAATGCAAGCGAGCATTTCTAAAACCAGACACCGACAGTGATTCCagaatgacatttttcatttatcaaaGTCACCACACTTACGTTAAAGATCAGCAAAACTATTACAGCCACTGCGTACTCATTCAATCTTTTTGAAATGATGAATGTTTTATAGCCCTCCTAATGTAATTCCTATCACTAGTTGCCAGCACTGCAGTCCTGTTATATAATTCTATGAAGCTTTTTGTCTCGGGGAAATGCTCAGGAGATATAAGTCATGTCTGTGTAGAGCATGCAGGCAGGAGGGAATCAATACTACAGGCAGATACTATAATAATTGAGCTTGAGCTAGTAATGTTGtacaataaaaaagataaaattgctaaaaataaagcaacaacCTGCTATAATTTCATTCAATTACACTGTTTAAAGAAGAGTTGtggtcataaaaatgaaatgggatcccattgtttgtttgtaattacAGTAGAAGTAGTGTAGATACTGGCTATACACAGTAAAGCACATGGAGCTTAAAGGCTGCAAGTCGTTTATTGCAATAATGTTCAAAGTCATGTGCACCAGCAACAGTCTAtatactgtctgtgtgtttaatgaGGTAAGTGAAAAAGTGATTCCAAGTAATGGGATCAGATGTCATGTCGTAGCTTCGTACAGCTTATTCATTGTCCCATTGTGGTCAATTCAATGcaacaagacacaaacactAGTCTGATACAGGatttatttaaccctttaacaccaagcggATTGCAAAGACACGTTCGCAGAAGCGAACTTTGCATTACCGCAGTCACGTGATGGTTTgatcggaaaaattccagccgtttctgaaagctgaaagTTGCAAGTCAAATCCAACATGTGGATATTACGGTCATTTTATtagcgctgttgcaggaagccagcaaTCAGCATCTTTGAAAGAGTAGCAAAAACGCTTGtacattttttggcctgtttttggacattgacacaaaaactcaaagaaatgttattttaaatactgtatgttttatactgttcatatttaaaatgtaacatgcacagtagtttttttaattaaatacaatcttggcttcattttaaatttaacatgcaataaattgtaaataacattacaattttctggcccttttatggttaaaataagcaaaaaatagtccagacattttgaggcttaggtgttaaggGTTAACTTTAGGTGTAAAGGGTTAACATTCAGAAATCTTATGAAGATTAGTCATTTTACAGATTCACTGTGTCCCTAAAATTCTCACCAATCTTCCATTGAATGACGTTACAACATGGGTAACTGACCTTCCTGGAGTAACAGTCCCAGGTAGAGGGTGGCCAGATGTTCTTCATCCACGCTTACATTAATCTCCAGGTCACTGAGCAGCTCTGAGTCCAGCCAGAACGACTGGTCACACAAGAAGTTCTCCAAGCAGCGAGCCACATAGCCTGAGACAGAGCAGACAAAACTCCCCATTGAATGCCAATAATAGTTTTGAGGATGATATCTTTCCTTAAAACCCATAACAAGTTTGTATTTCCTTTACAGCATTACACTTGACATGTGACACAATCAAGTTGAAAACTATAATTAGGGAGCTTTCACACACTAAACAACTGCTTCCTTGAGATCAAAAGTTTGTCCTTATTCAGATGTGTAACAACCAAAACTGGAAGAACCTTTTGTCATGCACCGTAAGtttacacttcctgttttattttgtgttagttagtttgacttcagtgtcacttcctgttttattttgtgttagttagttttagttcagtgtcacttcctgtttcattttggggttttctctacttcctgtgagcaccttCTCTGCCTTGTTCTGCGTCTCGTCTGATTtcctgattgttttcacctggtgcTCCTGACCCTCACTCCCTATATATACTCCCTTCTCCCTTCTCCCGTTTCCTGTTGCCAGAGCGTTAtatgtgtgttgtcagtgtctCTTGTTTGGAACAAAGAAATAGATCTTTTGTTGTTATAGTCTAGctaaggtttttgtttgtttctcagtctCAGGTCAAGTTTAGCTTAGCGTTTAGCCTTTTTTCAGAGCTGTTCCAGCTCACCTTTTGTTTGCTGATTTAAGGAGTCAGTAAAGCTCTTTGTGCATTTGCAATTCTTGGACTGATGATATCTGTCTTTCTGGCcattaaataaattacaatgGGTGTGGCTTCTTACCTAATGCCAGGTAAGTTGAAAATTTCCAAATTTCCTCCACAGTCTTGAACGTGAGCACAAAACTGTCCTTCTCGGCGTGGACAGACACCAGACGTGCAGACAAGTCCTGCAATAACACACATCTCATTTTTCATCcatcacatacagtaaaaatcaatcacatttcaaattacATACACTACACAGGCATTTGCTGACTCATATCATAGTGCACTTTATTCTTTATTGTGGTTTCAGAGAGTAATGCGTACATTACACAGACATTAGTACTGTAATCTCTGTGTAATCTCTGCGCCGTCAGCTCTGACTCTCACTCACTTTAAAGAGCTGGATGACGTCCTGGCTGTTGCTCTCTACCACTCGTAGTCGCGTGCGCAGAGCCTCCTGTAGGGTCCGGTCAGGATCCTCGCTGGAGCGTCTCCGTCCAGTGAACAACAGCACAATTTCTAAAAAGAATTCTGTGATTAATCGCACTTCTCCCTAATTCAAATAATCTTAGAtgaaaagttattttttaaagacaagATAGAGGGATACTGTATATCACTTTTAATGTAggtaaatagatagatagatagatagatagatagacctTCTTATTCTAATTATTCAACTAACTGTGATATGTGTAGCATTTATCTGTATTAATGGTGATGTATGTAGCTTAAAATTCATTTCCCCATGGAGATGGTAATGTGTATTGTATCACATGGTATGGTATTGTATCATAATCCTTTACTCAGTTTGTCAAACTAACCCATTTGGACAAATTAGGGAGGATGAGGGAAAAATACCCAACATAAATGAAGTATTGTCCTTCCTACAAACAAGAGAGACATAAACTTCACAAGAGTTCATTACAGGGTTTCTATGGGTGCTCATATTTCCGCGAGCAGCTCGATGAGCTCTGTGTTGGTCCCTGGAGGAATGACATAGCTATTAAGCTTCTAATTGGACTCTCAGTGAAGCCAATTAAGTCCATTTGTGAGGAAGAACGTATGGGGACGAGATGGATGAAGCTTAAGTGCTGACGGTGTAAAAGATCAGTAGACAAGCAAATGCGTTCCATCATTATGCAGAAACGTAGCATGCACGGGGAATACTTGTGAGGGTAAAGTAGTGTGTAGATAAGTGTGTAATATAAGCAGTGGACTCATTGGAAGCAACATTCACAAACCTGAGGAGAATTTATCTCCCAGAGACACAGTGCTTCCTCTAAAGAatgcttccttcttcttccagTAACTGTCTGACTCCACCCCTCCTTCACCTGACTCCACCACCGgaccatcctcatcctcaccaGTACctgagagagacaaaaacatgcatgaatCATGTTGAAGCTGTAGTCATTATTAAGTAGTTATTAATGCTGTATTCTGCATGGCCTTATTATATAACCAGTGAGCCAtaataacctcagaattattgcttaCTTGTAGTAAGTGAGGAAGTTGTTGTATACATGTGCTTTGGTTAGTATGGACTTTATCAGGTGCTAGTATCATAAAAATAGTTATTCTTCCTTAATAACACCTAATGAATATGGTCTGTTCttacataacaaaacacaaaactacacGTGTTAATAGTGTCCAAATAACTCTAAATTAAGTATTTGTTACTTAGAATATGTTCCCCATACTAAAGTGACATCTTGATCACTACTAATTCACTAGTAATTGAACACTTATTAACCAACACATGTGCCTTAATGTAGAGTTGCCTCCGTCTCCTATTCTTGTGATGCtaccaccttataaagtccataCTAAGCAAAGCACATTAAGACTGTAATTCATATACAATAACTTCCTTACTTAAAACTAATAAGCAATAtttctgaggttattgagggaaaactcttagttaatggcttactggttatataataaggccatgcagattaaggcattaataagtacttaataatgactcattaagagccaatatgttactaatttgcatgctaaaAAGcaactaaatctaaatctaaagtgttaccatcCATATAATTAAAATGGCATACACGAATgcaagaaaaagtgaaaaataaaaacacacatgaaaagaTTATAAAGGCAATCATATCAATGTTTCCACATGTATGACGGGTAAGGTATAACACTAAAGTATAGCACTGTACCTGAGGTTTGACACCAGTAAAACAACATTCCGTAGTTGACAGATTAATTAATGGTTTGCAGTAAAGCTTTCAAAGGTTTGACTGGGTCACTTGTGCTGCACCGTGGTTTAGAAAAGTCAAATAGATTTCTTTGAATGCATATTAAAGATATATATTATAGAATGACATGTCACCTCAAACCTTCTTCATGtccataaatatatacagttgTCTGTAGCCCTTCAGACCAAATAAACTAATTCACTATAATcttaagattcaagatttctttattgtaaaGTCCAAGTGTTTCCTTACACATGTGAATATATTCGTAAGTCATATTTTCTTAGTCAAGGCCAACAAGTGTGCAAAGTGTATATGATGTTaatccagtgtttcccaaacagcAAATTGTATTTTGACAATGTCAGGTGTATCatgtggaaacatttttatcaaaatggTCATCGTAGGGGCGATTGGAAGCATACTGTAATTACAGTCCAATTCCCCAGACAGCACAGAGTGCGGAGATTTAACTGGAATTGTTACCATATGACACTATTGATGGAAATCACTGTTTTTTCCATCGAAGAAAACATATCAGCCTTTAGTCACATGGTTGAACACATGAGTAAGAGCTGTTGTTTCCAACCCGTCTTGTCTGATAAATGCTGATACCACACATGATATATCCCAAATGTTCTCATATGACCTCAAGAACAAATGTATTGTTGGTGTGAttattcttcctctgtttggtctttatgAACAAAGTTGATCCTTCATCTTGAGGCTTTGCCAAACAACACTATCAGCCCTTTTGGGCAGTAGAATTCCCTGGACgctactttgtgttttcagtcatactccatctcactttactcgggcaatgttgctgttgcctccgtctctCTTGGCATAAAATAAATCCCTTCCTGTATCAAACTGCTACAGGCTTAATTAACATTGTATGAACTAATTtcacagtggtttgaatgtaacggacATTAGATAAttaacactgtcacacactgcacacacacaacagatcaATATAATCTAAATAGTTAAAAATGCTCCATTGTCCAGGGAGGATGTCCCAAACACTTCCTTCCTAAAAGACCCTCATGATATTGGTTTGGTCCAGTTAACAGTTAGTCTGTTAAAATACGACATGAACTGACAGGGATTTTGTGTGACACATACAAATGATCTGTGAAACAAACTCTACCTTGAGTCATGATGTCGTTCCCTGAGAAGTGATCATTTGTTCCCCCAAGAGTGTACGGTGATTCCCTCCACAGAGCATCCAGCTCAGCAGGAGAGATGTCTGTGAGAAGGCAAGCAAATCAGTGCACAGCTGGACCAGAACATGAACATAGTTCACATACTTCAGATAGTACAGTGTATCCTAAAGGAATACTTCAATATTTTGGGAAATATGAATTTGCATTATTATATATGAGCCACAGCTGCTGTGCAACATCTAGCTGATTTAGCTTAGCAATGGTTACATCACTCACTATACTATAAAAAGATCAACACTTAACTAATGAGATTTATCGGTTCTTCTTGGGATTGTAGTCAAGCTGTTTACGGTCTTCATGTTGTGCCGGGATCAGACTACACAATATTTGTGTCTTtcatgtcagattatcaatccCAGTGGCACAGATTATTGCTGTGTCTTATTCAAGGGACTGGCAATGGTTCGACCTCGACCAATCATCATTTACGACACTGTAGGAGTTCATAGGTCATTGGAGAAGCGGGGCGAGGAGTTGTCAATCATGGGTCCCAAAGTGTCATGATTGATGCTCGAGGTCTTGtgctcagacacaaaaaagaaaagaaagggaaaaaagattGTGGAGTCACTATTCCACCTAACAGCTTCCATCTTCCTCTGTGCCATGTTTCTGTCAGTATGTTACACCttgttaatataataataatgtacgACCAAATCGCTTTAAAATCAGCCTGAAATTGTGTAGTCTGGTCCCGGTGTAAGCCTTACTATctgattaaaagtgaaaatattgtgTGTAGCTCTACCCCACATTGTCTAGTAG contains these protein-coding regions:
- the sh3tc2 gene encoding SH3 domain and tetratricopeptide repeat-containing protein 2 isoform X1, with amino-acid sequence MALISGSCRLLGQMASCCCRPLLNSSCCGPLIKACLSSFTDISPAELDALWRESPYTLGGTNDHFSGNDIMTQGTGEDEDGPVVESGEGGVESDSYWKKKEAFFRGSTVSLGDKFSSEIVLLFTGRRRSSEDPDRTLQEALRTRLRVVESNSQDVIQLFKDLSARLVSVHAEKDSFVLTFKTVEEIWKFSTYLALGYVARCLENFLCDQSFWLDSELLSDLEINVSVDEEHLATLYLGLLLQEGSFFAKALFTRSEQDDDDEEQLPFKKNDLLMVKDTGQDNMREGTMLSTGNHGLVPVNAMQPLPYPFYQWFLRKYPGWAGCSPAEKESFEHPFVTGSCVAVVDYCPLGPDELQLCQGDIVEIQGLLVQALGVFIGTHTSTGHTGFIHKAHVKPLDTMPLDGQLVFLTEEERASLAQVNPCDPEPSDSGLLERLFSSDISSVYRLDRLDDSDFMYIRSQPKHDHKVSSSARQSVISERSGGTPPYHSSPRHSVSVSSPRLSIYHSQNPLPRDGEHLSFTLDEFQEDPPLFLEENSWEGEESHLSDPTLTLLNHEHFQEDFLPLCDLQYSFLWLTFSGKTEDELSGHLESVRECAKRTGMHWAHRRACFLLGRLCARKLKLSQARVYYEEALSVCVDSFSDTPLLIALYTNLTALYLKQRMTDKLPQTLEKASALLLCLPSHTFTSTDEVELLKLLLRRSVVMGDKRLEARVCYLISSLFLLLKKTDDALPFVERLQFLTVTLSAAEGRPIAPLDLNWLLSWLYHRKYMPYLALASLSLNSRQDHSLHDAFQGIELFIRNSVRLNPRWKEGTSLLPAQIVVYLQRALATAEQGDDMKTQRDLCLGLASVYQQYNAFDKAVLCVQQAVEMGGHINEEEGFEASVLLGWLLVLTGQAERAQSVLEPLLTSLQGSDSPTQRGVIHNLLALCLRQQGRVPEAGWHLHSALVISRESGNQRNQALALANLGCLALDVGASRVAQRFLVRSLHLFLELWDSPTDEEHVQTYLWLGRSYKDRGRRQETRACYEMGLLIALHARNLHSQMVVAKVLSRLYADMLLYGQSIVYFEHCVSVSRDLKDKRLEGEYLEILSSLYLTLNTERSSRKSLDYTKQSLRISIDLGKREEESETWLQVGRIYYLIQEDELADMYLQAAVKTALRMNDSHFAMSIYEEAGDVYFRGHRNQMSSLPFFRDGSLPFARCIKDVHSEFRLLSKLTELLMNHGELEEALQYAPLAVEIAAKTAVQVNERTAYHRLATVYYRLQQYEMAENYYLKCLSLCPPLLQHPKESRYYTKVYCRLGNITLHKLKDAFDAVGYFHLALAAALEDQSHPEALYVVYMKLAEIHGNHMPDAHLCQVYRDRAQSLRRVLAGEDDPDPELNLQREQHSDVEMAHTDSLFKSTDSIPEDEDYKGESSPRTCVRPVPAKDGCGDTDPGNAHGKEDHHHYLPDTDGACGDRCETDTITSQSYSDSIFTESFDTAKEQMSDTSSSTDTSQTYQNPTEGADPDFDTDHNMSTQVPVHPTNDITGDTDVRDTDSHKAKDARADPIEEDVSLEDSRPELDHREAVGLHPDKTVSVDNACDCTETHESETRDTG